One Penaeus monodon isolate SGIC_2016 chromosome 34, NSTDA_Pmon_1, whole genome shotgun sequence DNA segment encodes these proteins:
- the LOC119594761 gene encoding chymotrypsin BI-like, which produces MVARVALLLAFAAAAASGNPAAGKPWHWKSPKPLVDPMGPAPSGTGRIVGGTEATPHSWPHQVALFIDDMYFCGGSLISSEWVLTAAHCMDGAGFVEVVLGAHNIRHNEPSQVTMTSTNFFTHEHWNSHTLTNDIALIRLPSAVGFNNYISTVKLPSSDVAVGKIVTPTGWGRPSDNAGGISDVLRQVNVPIMATADCSAVYGHLGDGIVCIDAAGGKGTCNGDSGGPLNLNGVTYGVTSFGSSAGCEKGYPDAFTRVHYYLDWIEQKTGVTP; this is translated from the exons ATGGTCGCCAGAGtcgctctcctcctcgccttcgccgccgccgccgct AGCGGAAACCCCGCCGCGGGGAAGCCATGGCACTGGAAGTCCCCGAAGCCCCTCGTCGACCCCATGGGCCCTGCTCCCTCTG GAACTGGGAGAATCGTGGGCGGCACTGAGGCCACTCCCCACTCGTGGCCCCACCAGGTGGCTCTCTTCATCGACGACATGTACTTCTGCGGCGGTTCCCTCATCTCCAGCGAGTGGGTCCTCACGGCCGCTCACTGCATGGACGG TGCCGGCTTCGTCGAGGTAGTCCTTGGCGCTCACAACATCCGCCACAACGAGCCTAGCCAGGTGACCATGACCTCCACCAACTTCTTCACTCACGAGCACTGGAACTCCCACACGCTCACCAACGACATCGCCCTCATCAGGCTGCCCAGCGCTGTCGGATTCAACA ATTACATCTCAACCGTGAAGCTGCCTTCCTCCGACGTGGCAGTTGGAAAGATCGTTACTCCCACAGGGTGGGGCCGCCCCTCTGACA ACGCCGGCGGCATCTCCGACGTCCTACGTCAGGTTAACGTCCCCATCATGGCCACCGCCGACTGCAGCGCCGTCTACGGCCACCTTGGAGACGGCATCGTCTGCATCGACGCCGCAGGCGGAAAGGGAACCTGCAAC GGAGATTCTGGCGGCCCCCTCAACCTGAACGGCGTGACCTACGGCGTCACCTCCTTCGGTTCCTCCGCCGGCTGCGAGAAGGGCTACCCCGACGCCTTCACCCGCGTCCACTACTACCTGGACTGGATCGAACAGAAGACCGGCGTCACCCCCTGA